The Raphanus sativus cultivar WK10039 unplaced genomic scaffold, ASM80110v3 Scaffold0845, whole genome shotgun sequence genomic interval GTAATAAATATTTGCTGTAGGATACTTGTCTTAATCATGCCTTATATAGATACAAATGTGCTTCTTAATCTTTGCTCTTCATCTCACTCCATTTGGTCTATTTCCAAATGTGACATAATATTAAAGAGATAAACCCTTGAAATATATAACTAGACCGATCTCGAGGTGCGGTTAAAGCATATTTATAATCAatataagataattaattagaaaaataagtAGGTTACCGGACCACATCGGACCACAAGACGCACAACCATTTGGTGCTGTGCCTACTTTTCACGACATTATTATCAGACCAAAGGAATATACATAGAGATTTGTTATCGCGAACTAACTATACTTCTCCCTAGTCTCCTTTCCCTCTCTCGTTTGATTGTAATgctactattatttattttggtgttttctctACCAAACTTTCTCTCTTATATCCAACTTTCAAATGGAATGTCTGAGATTTTCTTGCAACAAAAAAATCACTAGCGTTGTTATtgtattgttatatttttaatttaataaatctcTTACAGATTTGACGACTGTTTTTTTAAATGCATTTatataagagaaaatatttgaatttggTGCACACAATAGGGGCATAATTGTACTTTCCAAGGTCAAACAAAGAGGAGCTCCTTCCTTCATCCAACGGTCTGTAAACTATATGAAAATTTACAACCGCAAGTCAAAAGGTTTGAAGGTGTTATTAAATTAAGTAGTTATGGTTGTACCTGTCGTTCTTCTTCGTGATGAACCAGGCCGTTGAAGCACAACAGTACAGTGTGTACTACAACTACAAGCCTACAGATTCGTTGTCTTCTCCACATCGAGTTAAtaagttactatttctatttaattattgagtttatgataatattaaaaacaaaattattgtaGGAATTATCAGACACGCGCAGTTATAAATTAATctgtttgattttcttttctttattgaGCCCCTCCatctctctcactctttctttcttggaacaacaaaataaagctttcagtcaaaaaaaaaaaacaacaaaataaagcTGTTAAGCATCTCCTTATttcttctctctgtctctctctctgttcgcGTCGACCACGACAGATTAGTTGATCTTTATTCCGAGAAGACGGGAATATGGATAAACGACGCCGGAGACAGAGCAAGGCCAGAGCTTCTTGTTCCGAAGGTGATCTATCTATCTGTCTATCACCTCTTTGTGTTTCTTTGGATTGAGTTTAAGTTTTGATCGTTAGCAGAAGTGAGTAGCATAGAATGGGAAGCTGTGAAGATGTCAGAGGTAGAAGAAGATCTCATTTCCCGGATGTATAAACTCGTTGGAGACAGGTaaagactctctctctctctctctcgatccaTCTTGATCTGCTATTCACTTTTGTTCATCTGTTTCCATCTTTATTCtaaactgattttattttatttaaatattttgttttggctAAAATTTGGTGCTACtttatttaaatattgtttttggcTTTTGATTTATCTCATAAGTCGGtcattttttatgtattttattgcTTATTATTGGGCCAAACCGAGCTGTCAATGACTATGTTCAGCCTGATCTCTCTGATCCAGTTTGTTCTTAATTTTacttgatatttgtttttttagctGAACACAAGTACATGATAGTTGTTTATCATTACATTGTTTAACATAAGAAACGGTATTCTTTATGGTATTTTAAAGGCTATTTACTAAGATGTAGTATTTGACGATTAGAGTCAATGGTACGTGTTTCATAGGTGGGAGTTGATAGCCGGAAGGATTCCGGGACGGACGCCGGAGGAGATTGAAAGATACTGGCTTATGAAACACAGTGTTGTTTTTGCCAACAGCCGAAGAGATTTTGTTAggagatgatttttttttgggggaTAAGTTGTCCTTTTAATTACTATTTTGGAATGTATAATtatctttatataaaaaaaattgcttaGGAGTTTCAATTTCTTATTATCAATTATGCTACGTGTGTCAAAATTATGACATCTCCAAAAATGAGGATCGTAAACAGTTTAAATGGaaattgaacaaaaattaaactgATTAGTACAAGAAACAGAAAAACAACATTTCTGCATGGAATGATACTTTCATTTAGAGCCGGTTATGAACATAGCATGCATTATAGGAAGATAAACATTTACCTACAATCTccaaaatatttgtgattaataattatttggttttcaaattgatttaattaaatataagtaattttatttaataactgTTTCAAGTTGCATGAATATAAGACTTATTAAGACCGACCCTGCATTTCCTTACTCATAAGGAGAAATGGTCCTGAATTGTTTGGTAAATTTGGAAAAACAGAATTAGCTTTTGTTTTGACGGAAATATATCAGTAGGTACAAAATTGCGAACAAGATTTATGAGGAAGCAAACCACTGGTTCCTGGTTAAGGCtatagaaaaataagaaaaagtcatctattactataaagaaGGGTGTATCCCTCCTGTGAAGACACGTTGGATTCCACATCAGAAACTCAGCTTCTCTATGTGCGACACGTGTATCTTTTCTAAATCAGTTAATTGTTACGTTGTTGTTTCGATTTAATATGGGTTTTCTGCTTTACAAATTTTGGGctttctctattttatttagttttgtgaAAGATAATAGCCCAGCTTGATTAGAAAGAACAATCGTCTTCTTCAATCTACATAAACCGACAATAGCGTTGAATGGAGGTTGTGTGAGAACAACATTCCAGAGGGATCTCTTGGTTGAACTTCTTTCGCGTCGTTTTATTTGAGACTCTTCTCCTCCGTTACGGATCCCTTATAAGTTCAATCATTGTCATTAATGTCCATCTCCCCCACTCCTTCCACAATATCACATTCATTGCATCTCTCATTTTCTTCCAGTCGGTAAATCTGGAGCTATAAATAGCTTAATTTGTCTTCGTGAAATTCATCACTTCTCTCTCCTTCTTGCTGACTTCAGAGACGATGACTGCAGCACCACCGCCGAGCTGCGGCTTCTGAAGATTTGGAAGGCAGAAATGTGACCAATCCTCTGTTCCACGATCCACTTCACCAATCCTCCGTTCTCTTTCTGACCACACAAGAAGAAGATCCTCGACCCAAGCGAGAATAGCTTATGTCCTTGACACCTGAAAACGAGTTCCACTATTTTAGAATCTCAAATCGGTGTTGAAGGTATCCTCAAGTATATGATTCTTTGTATAAAAGGATTTATGTATGCGTAAAGGAAGTGCTTTCTTTTGTTCATTGTGAGCGAAATGTATCCTATAACATTGCTTTTATACATTGATTTTTTTCTCAGATATGCACATAAATATATCAGAGTATGAATGAGCCAACATATTGATTCATGTTACAATCAGTTAAGtaacaaagaaaatataacaaTGCAAGATTCAGAAGGAAACAATGCAATTTCTTGATCAGTTTCATAGTCTACAGCAACAAACTCACAACTTAACTATCAAAATATAACTTTATTGTCTACCATGATTCATAAACcgtaatacaaaatttatatccATCATAGGAGTTGTTTAGGGGATTTATAGAGAGAACACTAACCTGTCAATTGTTAAGCATTAGTTGCATCTGACACTTAAACCAGCTAACTCGGAATTTATTGACTATCCACATGAAGCGTTAGACAAAATCAAATACAGTACTATCAAAAGTAGTTTATACATAAGCccttttcaagaaaaaaaaaacagtttatacATTTGAAGTAAGAGTCAAACTATGATCTATAGCTGAAGGCATGCAATCAAACTAACAGTACTGGTTCACAACATTGTTTTTTGAACATCCTCATTTTTAATGTAAACAAAACTCTACTTTACCAGAGATCTATCAAGATCACAACTCAAATTTGAATAATTCGGACAATCTGAGATTAAACATCAAGAAATTTCAATTTCCATAACCACACTAAATGAACATATTTGAAGAAGATCTTTCGTTTGAAAAGAAGATTTTCAGAACTCATATCAGATTAAAGGGATGCGTTACCTTATGGAAAGCTCAATTTTCGCCGAAGATCTgatacttttttcttttctgcttTGTTAATTAAACGTgaattgtaaaaaaattatgatacaCAGCAGCACAGAAAGAGACCCCCACACACTAAAGAGTTTGCCTCTAATGTTTATGCTAATTTAAGAGACTGCGAGTCGTTTTCCCTCTACTAAACCGGCACACGTTCTGTTTCTCAGAAAGTAATTTTTCAGTGTCGTACCTTTTTTTCAGTACCGGCACACGTTCTGTTCGGTATcgtactttaaaaaaataaatactataaaAAACAAACAACTTTATCAAACACAGATTTAGACTCCTGTATCAAAAACAAACaactttaacaaaataaatactatCAAACACAACTTTGTCATATGCAGCCACGCTACAATAAACAAGAGGAAACAACGACATATGGCTCAACGCATAAACTCCTGTATAAATTCCCTCACCCACTAAATGtttgtttagtatttaaatattttaattttaattatttacgcCACATATATACTAAATCAAAAGGAAGGATAAATTGACTAAACATATCAAAAGAAATTACCTATGGTTTTGTGTTAAATCCATCGATTATAAATTACATTATCCTTgcttatattaaatatttaccaAGTTctcattaaattgttttttgtaaaaaatatttttttattattgggaACACGaatgtaatattattttattcaatataaatttaaaatattatgtactaaaataaaaaaattaaaatatatctctACATAGACCAACAAagacatataatataaaattatctcACAACAAGCAAATACatcataatttaaattagatCATTTGTACTAAACAAACAAGTTATGTACAAATAATTCCGGCAATTTGCTCTACGTTTATTGACTCTGAGATCCATCAATATTAGTTTCAGGCGACTATTATGCAAGCCACCATTAATACTAATCGGCTGTAGAGAGGACGCAGAAGAGAATGATGAAATAAGAGAGAATCACCTGCACATGGACCTTCTAGGAAACATGGTTAGAATGCTGAATGTAGAAACAAACCTTGCGGGTTTAGTGTCTGTTTCTTATGTGTGATGACCAAGCAGCAAGCTTATACTCATGAATTGGAGATGATGTTTTCAAGcgctgaaaaaaaaagaaaggaaaacttcAATGGTTAAAGGTAAAACCCCATCTTTTCATGTTTTCAACTACTTGCGTTTGATGGTAATTTGATCCAAAAATTTCTTTGTTTGAATATACTTGGATTAGTGGAAAAAAAGAGTAGAAGACCATAAGTGGACCACCAAGATACTTGATACACAACATTGTTGTCGAGAAGGTTGATGTATTTGCGATCGGTGACGGTGTATTGCTTTTAGAGGTCAGAGCCAGTCGTAGAGTTGTTCATACATCAAGCCGACAGAGCATCGTTTCATGGGTAGTAATGTATCTAAAACTCTATTTAGAATATCAAAATTTTTCTGGTGAGATCATTGTTTCCTTACACACACAATTATGCAGAATCTTTTCTGGATCCTTGGCTAGAAAATGAGTTTGATCAAACAGAGACGAAATGAGTGATGACAACAGCTTCAATGTGCATTCCTCATATAGCCACAATGCAACCTGACATGAACCTGGTATGCTATATAAACCAAACCTTTAGCCGAATCCCATATTTTGTGTATTGGGTTTAAATCGAGTTTCTTGGTTAGCAGGTAGCAGGTGCAGCTGTTTCGTGGACAAGAAGACGGCTCAGCTGAAATGCAGCAGAAGCCATGAACTCAACTGCCACAGGCAACTCCTAACGGAGTGAgtagaaaaaatcaaatataaattaatgtCTAATAACCATTGTGTTTAATTATGCCCCGCTTTAGTTCCCCTTGATTGagttttacttattattattcTCCATTGGTTGCTTCTTTTATTTCTCTAACCAAACGGTGAATATCACCAAGATTATATGTTTCTATGGTGTTTTACTGATCTTTGTTTAGTCTGAACACCGAAGGTGTTGTCAATCTTTTATAAAGTTCATTATAGTTTTAACCGAAGCATAAAAGCCAAGTAGACAAAGAAACTCAGAGTAAAATGAAGCGTTAAACATATGACCTTTTTCACAGCTAAAAACATTAGTTGCTTATGAATACAATTGATTCAACTGTTTTGGCCTAGAACAAGACATGAAACAGTTATTGTTTGTGTTCAGAGTTCCCTAATTTCAAATTTCATGTAGCTACCAAATACATATCAAATTAAAACATAACTCAAAAACTATATCAAACTCGCATACATGCCTAACtctaataaaagtaaaaatatgaaacataaaaaaccattgtttttaaaacaatatttcataatattataCATACCTCGCAAGAACAAacgaaaatataataaattcatatatgaatattttacattaaaattattttataattcatatcccgcccgtagggcgggccgaccctagttgATCTATAAAGGAAGAAAAGAATTAAATTCGGTTAGAAACCCCCTCCTATCACTTGGCTAAAATATGATATAGGTTATGCATGGAACAAGAACAAAAATGAAAGTGATGCATCTCGGATTCTAGGGAATAGCACTGGTACAAAAAAGTATAGTCGACGATCTTTTCCAAGTATAAAAAAACCTGTTtagatatatgttttgaaaGTTGATTATGGACAATGGACTATATGAAGAATCTTCATTTCGACTCCATCATCTTCACGAGTGACGATCATGATTTGGTGGCCGCAGTTTCATATCCCTATCATGGCTTTCTCTTAGGTTTCACTCAGACAACTACATATCTTACTCATGATTTTTTAGACTGGAAATTCAATTCCACTATTGTCATGTGATTAGAGGAGCTTATCTCATTCCTAATAGTGTCATTAAAGAGGATCGTTTCCAATCCTATATTGCAAGGGGTTATCCCACTTGGTTAAGGCATCTTTTTTGTTGTTCAGATTGGTCTTGTTCCTTATGGTAGTCTcctttttatttcctttgtgTCCCTCCTTTTATTAATGGAAGtgttcaaaaataataataaggcCTACCCTGCTTTCATTGAACCGGCTTTTAAAAAATGGGCCAATCCGGAAGCTCGCTACTCTGGATCAAAGAGGAAACCCATCACGCTGGGTCGGAAAGGAAGCCCATTGCTCAGTTAATACTTTTATAACCCAAtaatctcctatatattaatccaggaacattacaacatgttttgtagccacgtgtcatcactaggatgattctcagaaatccttagaaaaatatgttggtccatataaatatatattatactttttattaaactaattatcatattaattaatagtcttaaattctttccttaaataaaagctacgtaagtttatttccttaaataaaagctacgaaattacctaatatgattaacgtatatatgataattaatgattacaaatcaaaaatatttgataaaaaaatttgtatcctc includes:
- the LOC108837995 gene encoding transcription factor CPC isoform X1, with product MDKRRRRQSKARASCSEAEVSSIEWEAVKMSEVEEDLISRMYKLVGDRWELIAGRIPGRTPEEIERYWLMKHSVVFANSRRDFVRR
- the LOC108837995 gene encoding transcription factor CPC isoform X2, whose protein sequence is MDKRRRRQSKARASCSEEVSSIEWEAVKMSEVEEDLISRMYKLVGDRWELIAGRIPGRTPEEIERYWLMKHSVVFANSRRDFVRR